One region of Salvelinus namaycush isolate Seneca chromosome 3, SaNama_1.0, whole genome shotgun sequence genomic DNA includes:
- the LOC120044369 gene encoding ELMO domain-containing protein 1-like, with protein MKHYLRVVTQFFVFLYCKCLWRGLKFVIRKVTGWCELQRICYNIKPGARRTLKIESSLRYSKNELCQSALSAHPDRVEKTIDNILTLKKINPDSNPQLGISLQASLFQIVGYRGLVAEVETLRREPYDFENPDHEEMLMKLWKTLRPDSSLTGRISKQWCEIGFQGNDPKTDFRGMGLLGLHNLLYFAEHDKATALQVLYDSLQPKHRYSFAIVGINITDLAYSLLVSGALKTHLYNVAPEMPSLSHFQQTFCYLMQEFHRFWIEDDPCDIMEFNRVRSKFHRRVLRQLKNPDMALCPHFAASDLHLVNL; from the exons GGTGGTGACACAGTTCTTTGTGTTCCTGTACTGTAAATGTCTGTGGCGAGGCCTAAAGTTTGTGATCAGGAAGGTCACGGGGTGGTGTGAACTGCAGCGGATTTGCTACAACATCAAGCCAGGGGCCCGCAGGACCCTTAAGATTG AGTCCTCTCTCAGGTACTCAAAGAATGAG CTGTGCCAGTCTGCCCTCAGTGCTCACCCAGACCGTGTGGAGAAAACCATTGATAACATCCTGACCCTGAAGAAGATCAACCCTGACTCTAACCCACA GCTGGGCATCTCCCTCCAGGCCAGCCTGTTCCAGATCGTGGGCTACCGTGGCCTGGTGGCGGAGGTGGAGACGCTACGCAGGGAGCCATACGACTTTGAGAACCCCGACCACGAGGAGATGCTGATGAAG CTGTGGAAGACACTGCGTCCTGATTCATCACTCACCGGGCGGATCTCCAAGCAGTGGTGTGAGATCGGTTTCCAAGGCAATGACCCCAAGACCGACTTCAGGGGAATGGGTTTACTGGGTCTACACAAccttct ATATTTTGCTGAGCATGACAAGGCCACCGCTCTCCAGGTGCTTTATGACTCCCTGCAGCCCAAACACAG ATACTCCTTTGCCATCGTGGGCATCAACATCACAGACCTGGCCTACTCTCTGCTGGTGAGCGGAGCCCTGAAGACCCACCTGTACAACGTAGCCCCGGAGATGCCCAGCCTCAGCCACTTCCAGCAGACCTTCT gtTACCTAATGCAGGAGTTCCATCGGTTCTGGATCGAGGACGACCCCTGTGACATCATGGAGTTCAACCGTGTGCGCTCCAAGTTCCACCGACGGGTGCTGCGACAGCTCAAGAACCCCGACATGGCACTGTGCCCCCACTTCGCCGCCTCTGACCTCCACCTGGTCAACCTCTAA